Genomic DNA from Fimbriimonas ginsengisoli Gsoil 348:
GCCGGACGTGGCGGCGATGCAGACGATGCTGTTTACCAAGGCGCCGGGGGCCAATGGGCAGGGTTTCCACCAGGATAGCTACTACATTCCGACCTTCCCGGACACGCTCATCGGGGCTTGGATCGCAATCGACAAGGCAGATGTCGAGAACGGATGTCTATGGATGTCGCCCGGAAGCGGGAACGAGCCGATCTATCCGCCTGAAAACGGATACGGGTATGGAAACACGGATTTGGAGGGGATTCCGAGCGTGCGGAACGTGGGTGGATACGCGAACGACGACGACGATCCCCTCAACACGCTAAAGCCGATCGCCGAGCGGTACAAGGCGGTGGAGATTCCAGCCGAAATGGAGCCGGGCGACGTGGCGTTTTTCGGCGGGCACGTGCTGCACCGATCGCTTAAGAACCGAAGCGAGACCCGGTTCCGCCGGAGCTTCGTCAACCACTATTGCAACGCCCGGAGCTTTACCACTTGGGGCGGCGGAAACAAGGAGCAGATTTTGGCGCGGGGAAACACCCACCTGGAATTCGGCCTCCCCCGGTTCGGCACCCCCTGCGCGGCGACCGATCCCGAGCGTTGCTCGG
This window encodes:
- a CDS encoding phytanoyl-CoA dioxygenase family protein, translated to MSIAAATHPWLGIEPYRVSVDQYRAFRRDGFLVVRGVVLPEHVRELAQHCDDLLADRVDVSEFVYIPPGPRPSTRDLLHRIHMGHQKIELWERYLLYPRVLDLVSALIGPDVAAMQTMLFTKAPGANGQGFHQDSYYIPTFPDTLIGAWIAIDKADVENGCLWMSPGSGNEPIYPPENGYGYGNTDLEGIPSVRNVGGYANDDDDPLNTLKPIAERYKAVEIPAEMEPGDVAFFGGHVLHRSLKNRSETRFRRSFVNHYCNARSFTTWGGGNKEQILARGNTHLEFGLPRFGTPCAATDPERCSVSDSGMVHTMMMATPDGMMTAQEPGKEDHDE